From a single Ornithorhynchus anatinus isolate Pmale09 chromosome 4, mOrnAna1.pri.v4, whole genome shotgun sequence genomic region:
- the SLC35A3 gene encoding UDP-N-acetylglucosamine transporter isoform X1, producing MSGGRSRQQLESPRGRTTETRKYLGPPRKEESERKAMSSHLKYLSLGILVFQTTSLVLTMRYSRTLKEDGPRYLSSTAVVVAELLKIMACILLVYRDSKCSLRTLNRVLHDEILNKPMETLKLAIPSGIYTLQNNLLYVALSNLDAATYQVTYQLKILTTALFSVSMLSKKLGVYQWLSLVILMTGVAFVQWPSDSQEVVSKELSAGSQFVGLMAVLTACFSSGFAGVYFEKILKETKQSVWIRNIQLGFFGSIFGLLGVYIYDGELVSKNGFFQGYNKLTWIVVVLQALGGLVIAAVIKYADNILKGFATSLSIILSTLISYFWLQDFVPTRLGFHQVSLYGILKWQWKPSKVPGLEGERTFSSFLQEQLVKMLFPFWAPLFGWLPKSSKFSSLRCSKFQVEI from the exons gAAAGTGAAAGGAAAGCAATGTCTTCCCACTTGAAGTATCTTTCCTTGGGAATCCTGGTCTTCCAGACCACCAGTTTGGTTCTAACTATGCGCTACTCTCGGACATTAAAAGAGGATGGACCTCGGTATTTATCTTCTACTGCAGTAGTGGTTGCAGAGCTCTTGAAGATCATGGCGTGCATTTTGTTAGTCTACAGAGACAGCA agTGCAGTCTGCGAACGTTGAATAGAGTACTGCATGATGAAATTCTTAATAAGCCTATGGAAACTCTAAAACTGGCTATTCCATCAGGGATTTATACTCTTCAAAATAACTTACTCTATGTAGCATTGTCAAACCTAGATGCAGCTACTTATCAG GTGACATATCAGTTGAAAATTCTTACCACGGCATTATTTTCCGTGTCCATGCTTAGTAAAAAATTAGGAGTCTACCAGTGGCTTTCTCTAGTGATTTTGATGACTGGAGTCGCTTTTGTTCAG TGGCCTTCAGATTCTCAAGAGGTTGTGTCTAAGGAGCTCTCAGCAGGCTCTCAATTTGTAGGCCTCATGGCGGTTCTCACAGCTTGTTTTTCAAGTGGATTTGCTGGGGTTTATTTTGAGAAAATCTTAAAAGAAACCAAACAATCAGTGTGGATCAGAAACATTCAGCTTG gtTTCTTTGGAAGCATATTTGGATTGTTGGGGGTTTATATTTATGATGGCGAGCTTGTGTCAAAGAATGGATTTTTTCAGGGATATAACAAACTGACATGGATAGTTGTTGTTCTACAG GCACTTGGAGGCCTTGTGATAGCTGCTGTCATCAAGTATGCAGACAATATTTTAAAAGGATTTGCAACCTCTTTGTCCATAATATTGTCAACACTGATCTCTTATTTCTGGCTGCAGGATTTTGTGCCAACAAG gctgggCTTTCACCAGGTATCACTTTATGGGATTTTGAAGTGGCAGTGGAAACCAAGCAAGGTTCCgggactagagggagagagaacgttCAGTAGCTTCCTTCAGGAGCAGCTGGTGAAGATGCTTTTTCCATTTTGGGCACCCCTTTTTGGGTGGCTGCCAAAATCTTCAAAGTTTTCAAGTCTTAGATGCTCAAAATTCCAAGTTGAAATTTAG
- the SLC35A3 gene encoding UDP-N-acetylglucosamine transporter isoform X2, with protein MSSHLKYLSLGILVFQTTSLVLTMRYSRTLKEDGPRYLSSTAVVVAELLKIMACILLVYRDSKCSLRTLNRVLHDEILNKPMETLKLAIPSGIYTLQNNLLYVALSNLDAATYQVTYQLKILTTALFSVSMLSKKLGVYQWLSLVILMTGVAFVQWPSDSQEVVSKELSAGSQFVGLMAVLTACFSSGFAGVYFEKILKETKQSVWIRNIQLGFFGSIFGLLGVYIYDGELVSKNGFFQGYNKLTWIVVVLQALGGLVIAAVIKYADNILKGFATSLSIILSTLISYFWLQDFVPTRLGFHQVSLYGILKWQWKPSKVPGLEGERTFSSFLQEQLVKMLFPFWAPLFGWLPKSSKFSSLRCSKFQVEI; from the exons ATGTCTTCCCACTTGAAGTATCTTTCCTTGGGAATCCTGGTCTTCCAGACCACCAGTTTGGTTCTAACTATGCGCTACTCTCGGACATTAAAAGAGGATGGACCTCGGTATTTATCTTCTACTGCAGTAGTGGTTGCAGAGCTCTTGAAGATCATGGCGTGCATTTTGTTAGTCTACAGAGACAGCA agTGCAGTCTGCGAACGTTGAATAGAGTACTGCATGATGAAATTCTTAATAAGCCTATGGAAACTCTAAAACTGGCTATTCCATCAGGGATTTATACTCTTCAAAATAACTTACTCTATGTAGCATTGTCAAACCTAGATGCAGCTACTTATCAG GTGACATATCAGTTGAAAATTCTTACCACGGCATTATTTTCCGTGTCCATGCTTAGTAAAAAATTAGGAGTCTACCAGTGGCTTTCTCTAGTGATTTTGATGACTGGAGTCGCTTTTGTTCAG TGGCCTTCAGATTCTCAAGAGGTTGTGTCTAAGGAGCTCTCAGCAGGCTCTCAATTTGTAGGCCTCATGGCGGTTCTCACAGCTTGTTTTTCAAGTGGATTTGCTGGGGTTTATTTTGAGAAAATCTTAAAAGAAACCAAACAATCAGTGTGGATCAGAAACATTCAGCTTG gtTTCTTTGGAAGCATATTTGGATTGTTGGGGGTTTATATTTATGATGGCGAGCTTGTGTCAAAGAATGGATTTTTTCAGGGATATAACAAACTGACATGGATAGTTGTTGTTCTACAG GCACTTGGAGGCCTTGTGATAGCTGCTGTCATCAAGTATGCAGACAATATTTTAAAAGGATTTGCAACCTCTTTGTCCATAATATTGTCAACACTGATCTCTTATTTCTGGCTGCAGGATTTTGTGCCAACAAG gctgggCTTTCACCAGGTATCACTTTATGGGATTTTGAAGTGGCAGTGGAAACCAAGCAAGGTTCCgggactagagggagagagaacgttCAGTAGCTTCCTTCAGGAGCAGCTGGTGAAGATGCTTTTTCCATTTTGGGCACCCCTTTTTGGGTGGCTGCCAAAATCTTCAAAGTTTTCAAGTCTTAGATGCTCAAAATTCCAAGTTGAAATTTAG
- the SLC35A3 gene encoding UDP-N-acetylglucosamine transporter isoform X3 translates to MSGGRSRQQLESPRGRTTETRKYLGPPRKEESERKAMSSHLKYLSLGILVFQTTSLVLTMRYSRTLKEDGPRYLSSTAVVVAELLKIMACILLVYRDSKCSLRTLNRVLHDEILNKPMETLKLAIPSGIYTLQNNLLYVALSNLDAATYQVTYQLKILTTALFSVSMLSKKLGVYQWLSLVILMTGVAFVQWPSDSQEVVSKELSAGSQFVGLMAVLTACFSSGFAGVYFEKILKETKQSVWIRNIQLGFFGSIFGLLGVYIYDGELVSKNGFFQGYNKLTWIVVVLQALGGLVIAAVIKYADNILKGFATSLSIILSTLISYFWLQDFVPTSVFFFGAVLVIAATFLYGYVPKPAGNPTKA, encoded by the exons gAAAGTGAAAGGAAAGCAATGTCTTCCCACTTGAAGTATCTTTCCTTGGGAATCCTGGTCTTCCAGACCACCAGTTTGGTTCTAACTATGCGCTACTCTCGGACATTAAAAGAGGATGGACCTCGGTATTTATCTTCTACTGCAGTAGTGGTTGCAGAGCTCTTGAAGATCATGGCGTGCATTTTGTTAGTCTACAGAGACAGCA agTGCAGTCTGCGAACGTTGAATAGAGTACTGCATGATGAAATTCTTAATAAGCCTATGGAAACTCTAAAACTGGCTATTCCATCAGGGATTTATACTCTTCAAAATAACTTACTCTATGTAGCATTGTCAAACCTAGATGCAGCTACTTATCAG GTGACATATCAGTTGAAAATTCTTACCACGGCATTATTTTCCGTGTCCATGCTTAGTAAAAAATTAGGAGTCTACCAGTGGCTTTCTCTAGTGATTTTGATGACTGGAGTCGCTTTTGTTCAG TGGCCTTCAGATTCTCAAGAGGTTGTGTCTAAGGAGCTCTCAGCAGGCTCTCAATTTGTAGGCCTCATGGCGGTTCTCACAGCTTGTTTTTCAAGTGGATTTGCTGGGGTTTATTTTGAGAAAATCTTAAAAGAAACCAAACAATCAGTGTGGATCAGAAACATTCAGCTTG gtTTCTTTGGAAGCATATTTGGATTGTTGGGGGTTTATATTTATGATGGCGAGCTTGTGTCAAAGAATGGATTTTTTCAGGGATATAACAAACTGACATGGATAGTTGTTGTTCTACAG GCACTTGGAGGCCTTGTGATAGCTGCTGTCATCAAGTATGCAGACAATATTTTAAAAGGATTTGCAACCTCTTTGTCCATAATATTGTCAACACTGATCTCTTATTTCTGGCTGCAGGATTTTGTGCCAACAAG TGTCTTTTTCTTTGGAGCTGTTCTTGTAATAGCAGCTACATTTCTTTACGGTTACGTTCCCAAACCTGCAGGAAATCCTACCAAAGCATAG